Genomic segment of Grus americana isolate bGruAme1 chromosome 27, bGruAme1.mat, whole genome shotgun sequence:
ataaagtcacttcaccctttcctctgcctacagaAAGCATCAACATCACCTTTGTGGTCTCTTCAGGGgtgatctgctcttctccttaagacctgccaacacagaggtgcccctgggcagtgccctgctgccaggaggggtctgcagggcagagctgagcacacagagggtgggatgggctctgtgagcagggacagggaggagaggtgtgggcagagcaccagctcctggcagggacagctccaggcagcagagacatgggcagggagtgggaggaaactgcagccaagccctgggctaggctgccttcaggctgctctcttgtggtccctcactctagatgtctgctgggcgctgtctgctgagcaatgagctgactctgcctttaggacatcccatcttcaggattCCTGAATGTCTTCTTTGTCCGTCCCACCGAGCTTctgtgctgcccccccccgagaaaggcacagctctcctgtaggatcccagggagttCTGAGCCATCCCTCGTGGGTCGCCAGTCTCTTGTCAGattcctttgcttctttctgagaGAGGCCATGTCCAGTTCTAAGATCCAGTTCTAAGATCTGTCCTTTAAAATAGGACTCTCCTGCTTTCATCAAACTCTAGTtgcgcttcctttttttttttttttttaaacactaatcAGTATATGCTGTCATCCTCTTCTACCTCGAGgtagcagaagcaaaagcacGGAGCAAGACCTTTTGCGTCTCTTTTTCTAACAATCCACCCTTTCAGTTGTAAAAAAGAGGATCTTTGGCCCTAAAGCTAATACTCACCAGATGTGatgatggaaacaaaaaaactacAGAGCAACAGAcatgctcagcctctcttctgccaCCCACTGTCTTTGGAGTGAtgagtgcagatattgaacatttccatcaaggGTGAATTGCATCTGACAGCCCTGGTGACCATCGGGGGTGTCAAGAACCAGCTCCCATGTACTCACTgaagcagggcagagctgactccttggcagcacaggggcagaggtcctgctcctcacagcacactcagccagcacaaagcaaagagaggaaatgccTTGGAactgggggagggggcgggatttctgtgaaaaatggagtggctttgctcagagaagtctgtcatagctttccctgtctttttctttttaggacAATGGCCCCATATTAAGAACCaacaaatgtccaacagcagctccatcactgagttcctcctcctggcattcgcagacacacgggagctgcagctcttgcacttctggctcttcctgggcatctacctggctgctctcctggccaatggcctcatcatcactgccatagcctgcgaccaccacctccacacccccatgtacttcttcctcctcaacctctccctcctcgacctgggctccatctccaccactgtccctaaagccatggccaattccctctgggacaccagggccatctcctatgcaggatgtgctgctcaggtctttttttatttctttctaatgtcAGCAGAGTATTCTCTCCTCACAGTCATGTCCTACGACcgctatgttgccatctgccaacccctgcactacaggaccctcctgggcagcagagcttgtgtccacatggcagcagctgcctggggcagtgggtttctctatgctgtgctgcacacggccaatacattttctataccactctgccatggcaatgccctggaccagttcttctgcgatgttccccagatcctcaaacTTTCCTGCTCACACTCAGACTatctcagggaagctgggcttaTTGTGGTTAGTTCCTCTTTAttctttggttgttttgtttttattcttctgtcctatgtgcagatcttcagggctgtgctgaggatcccctctgagcagggacggcacaaagcaTTTTCCACATGTCTCCCTCACTtggctgtggtctccctgtttatcagcactgccatatTTGCCTACTTtaagcccccctccatctcctccccatccctggacctggtggtggccgTTCTGTATTCCGTGGTACCTCCAGCAGGGAACCCtgtcatctacagcatgaggaaccaggagctcaaggattcGCTATGGAAGCGTGTTTAATGGTTTTTGTTTCACCAACAATAacctgtctctctttctctgcacaTGTCCCAGAGTTCATCTTAGACCAGGAGTCAGCACTTTTCCCTTGTAAAAAATCCTGcttatatttacttttctggtttatattaCTTGTCTGGAGGTTTGATTGTGTTGTGTCTGACCCTTGTGCAGCACTGTGTCAGATGTGAGATGTTCAACAGCAGCTCTTCAAGATCAAGAGGATCTCTTGGTGCAGTACCTGAAGCCTGGGCTCTTCCCCTAGAGTACTGCCAGTGAAATATCCAAAGAATTGATCTTTTAAAGAGTCTGTTCTCCTTGTGTTCTCCCTGTGTTTGGGGTTAAGCTCACAGTACCATGGGGTTCCATTGGCCCAAAAGTTCTCGTTTTAAAGGTGTCCATTTGCTGTTGAGACGGTCCATCAGCTCTCCATTACATCCTCAGGCTTCTTGACATATGACAGGCCCGATGGCATATAGCAGTGTATCTGGATATGAGTTTGGAGgagtcaggagaggatggggactcACCTTGTGCCCTGGGGTGGGAATGAATGGAGACACACAAAGTGGAACACCCTTAAAGGAGAATTGCCCCCAAAGTAAAGCACTAAGTTGATGTATCCACAAACAAGGACTCTGCAGTGCCATGGGAGTCAGTGGGGCACCAGCGggcacggggaggggagagTGGAGAGATCCATGAGCTGCCTGAGGACccccagggccaggactctTGTGTTGTGCTGGGGAGTGGGGCTGGTGGAGGCAGAGAAGGGGC
This window contains:
- the LOC129196944 gene encoding olfactory receptor 14J1-like, which encodes MSNSSSITEFLLLAFADTRELQLLHFWLFLGIYLAALLANGLIITAIACDHHLHTPMYFFLLNLSLLDLGSISTTVPKAMANSLWDTRAISYAGCAAQVFFYFFLMSAEYSLLTVMSYDRYVAICQPLHYRTLLGSRACVHMAAAAWGSGFLYAVLHTANTFSIPLCHGNALDQFFCDVPQILKLSCSHSDYLREAGLIVVSSSLFFGCFVFILLSYVQIFRAVLRIPSEQGRHKAFSTCLPHLAVVSLFISTAIFAYFKPPSISSPSLDLVVAVLYSVVPPAGNPVIYSMRNQELKDSLWKRV